The Cryptomeria japonica chromosome 6, Sugi_1.0, whole genome shotgun sequence genomic interval TCCTTTTATTAttggaatattttatttattattacattatttttatttagttaataacatttttttatattattaactTTACATAACTTATGTATACACCTAAATATTTCCCCCTTCTCTTTTCAATCCTAGGGAAATACTCTCATTCATCctccacttttgatctctccatcACATCTCAACCATCATTTGCACCCAACTCTATATAATCTCTAGTCACCTATAAATGAATATTTGACCATCTAAGGGAATTTCTAAAGTTAGGAACTTAACTCTTCCTTTTTTTAAACTCAAAGTTTGAATTTGGTTAGTTGATCCCTTTATTTTTTTGCCTTAAGTAGATGAAGTACACATTTTACATAATTTAATGTTATGTGCTAGTATTTAAAGATCCTAAATGTATTCATTCTAATTATGCAAGTGTCATTTGAAATTATCTCATTCTAGAGCATTAAAACAACAATCAATAGTGACACACTTGGATTTGGTGCAAGTTAAAAGGAGTAACAAATTCTGCATACATCATCTAGGAAGCTTGCTTCTTGTCTTCCAACTTTCTACCAAAGAGTTTGTTTTATCAATAAATTAGGGCAAGAGAGATGACCCAATAACTTACACATGCTAATAGTTGCTATGGTGTTGCATCACAAGTTATGTGTATCTTTTTTTGTACCCATTACTTGTATATTAATTGTCGTCTTTGTACTTAAAAAAGAAAGAACTTATCCATTTCACAAGTGAAGGGTAGTTATTGTTGTTCCCAATAGTTTACATATTGTTCCAACAATTTTGTTGTTGTTCTATATTAGTGAAATATTTATTGTAATTTAGATTCATTTTAtcgagtgaaaaaaaaaaagaaagagtatCCATTTTCACAagtgatatcaaagaaataatatGACGATACATAAACCATGTACTAATACATGCTTGATGCACATGTCTTAGTCTATCTTTTCTAGAATTTTTGAACAACTCAATGAAGACTTAATTAATGTAGCTACATTTTTCCTACCTAAAACTCCAATCAACAACTTTAACCTCTTAATTCACccataaaaaaaaaacacacacatacttctcaaaattaaaatacataacCTCTCCCTTGATATAAAAGAATTACAATATAATTTTATCTTAATTACCATCTCACAAATATTTATTacataaaatatttatacttaatattaaaaaaatagattttgattGCATATACGTGTTGACTATACACGGAACTTTCGAGGAAAGTGTTAATAAGAATCTAATCTCAGTTTATTCTTTTTATGTCCAACCAAAAAAACTTTCTACGACTGATGGCatgcattaaaatattttaaaaactttCTATGGCatgcatttaaatattttttaaaatttcttagACTGATGGcatacatttaaatatttttataataaaaatgtAATTTATTCAAATGATTCATTGTCAAATAGTGTATTACATAAAATGTCTATTCGtagataaaacaaaaaataaagtatTTTTGTCAAATATCTTGGCTCTACGCAGCACTAGAAAAATGTTTTATGCTATTCTTAGCGAGTAAGAGACTTGCATTGAAAATGAATGTTTCTGTCCATCCTTGATCACTTTAACAATGTGGTTGACTTTAAGATGTAATTTATTAATTTAACAATGTGGTTGACTTTAAAATGTAATTTAGTTATTAACAATCCTACAATGTTAAGTAATCTTGCATCTGCCAGTAGTATTTTAAAATTAGCATGTTCCATTGTTAACTATAAAATTATATTATCACATTTCTTCCTTTCCCAGGTGAcgatgattatgattattattttatgatgGCTTCCGGCGCTTCGTGGTCAGCACTTTAACGAACAGAACAGTTGAATTAATCCGAACAAAATTTAACGAACAGAACAGTTGAATTTAATGTAAGCAGTGCACGCTTCGGCTCGCAGGGAAATAATCAGAGTGGAGAAAATTTCAATGGGAACTCGGATGAACATCGAAAATGTTCCGTACGAGTACGATTCGGAAGGTCCGAAGGTTAGGGGGAGGTCGAATTCCATGCCAGGGTATCGTGCAGAAAAGAAAATTTTCCATGTCAGGCCTTCGTTGTCTAAATCGCAGAGCCTCGCCTGGAAGGACATGTTCGAGGGAGCCACCAAAATGAGATACGAAATCGAGCAGCAACACAGAGATCACAGCAACGATGAGCCCCCGCAGGTCGAGGGTTCGAATTCCACCATAACAACCCCGCGGACAACCTTAGATTCAGAAAAAAATGCCTTCGTAACTCAAAACCCTGAGCTTCGACAGGCCCTGTACACTGCCATGGCGCATGGAGGTCTCATTTTCCTGATAGCCAGCGTTTACGGCTTTTCGAAGCTGCTCGAAGAGTACTGGACGCCAATTCAGTGGGCAATTCTGTGCTCCATGCCGCTGCGTGAAATTCATGGCGCGCTAGTGGATTTCTGGAGCCAGCCGTTAAAGCTCGGGCTGTTTGAAACCCTCTTGGCGCTTCCTGTCGCCGTGTACAGCGCCATGGTTAGCACATTTAACGATATCACGCATGCCGTGGCGAGGAAACGGCTCGACAAGCCCGAGAAGGATTTGTGTGCCGTTAATTGTGATCAGCAGGTGGGGTTTTCGAAATTGCTGAGGTGGATGCTTTCATTTGCGGTATTTGTTTTAACTTACGAGCGCCTGGGGGTGGCGACGTGGCCGATCTTTATGCTTGCCGGATTCATACTGCACGCTGCTCAGAAAACGGTAGGGTTTCCTGACGACTCGAACCCTGGCAAAAGGGGCGTAGCAACCACACTCAGGGCAATTTCGCAGATTCGGAGAAGCCGAAGCCGCCGGAAGATGGATTCCAGGCTGTCGATTTGGAGCCGAGCCAGCAGGTACATAATGCTCTGTGTCCTTAAACGCCTCCCTACTTTGATCGCCGTTTGGCTCATAAGCAGCATGATCATCGGTTTCTTTGCCGGAATTTTGTTCTTTTCGTATAAGATAGGGCTTGAAAGTAAAGATGCTGTTATTTCCGTCAAGGAACATATACAGAAGAGCAATTATGCAGAGCGCGTGGGGCTTAAGCAGTGGATCAATGATAATAATATTCCAGAATTAATGGATGCTTACACTGTTAAATTTTACGAGTCAGTCTCAAAGCAAATGGATGAAATTGCCAGGCAATATAATATGACAGATTTTGCAGATTCTTTCAAGCATTATTTGCTTGCAAAGAAGCCAGCTCATGATAATTTTACAATTGCTTCTGTCCCGTCCATAACCGCAAATCCTTTCACTCTGAAGCTACAAAGCATTCGTATGAAGGCTCAAAACAGAGATTTCAGGGCAATATTTGCAGAATTTGAGGGCTTATTTAAGTTATTTAAGGATATTCAGATCTCTAGAGATGATTTGCTGCTGAAGACCAAGAACTTTACAGTGCAGAGCATGGATGTCATAAATCGTGTATTTGCCAGCAGTATTGTGCTATTCACAGGAGGCACGAATCTTGTGCTCTCTGTTGTGGTCTCAATTGCCTCTGGTGCtgctgaaattttttatttcctgtCCCAGTCAATGGTGTTTTTCTGGCTGCTTTATTATTTGATCACTTCGGAGTCTGGCGGTGTAATGGAACATGTATTGGACATGCTGCCTGTGTCCAAGACCACAAGAAGCAGGTGTGCTGAGGTTTTGCACCGTGCTGTGAGCAGTGTGCTGTTGGCCACTGCAAAAATGGCCTTCTTTCAAGCAGCTGTGACATGGCTTCTCTTCAGATTCTTTCAGATACATTTTCTGTACGTGTCTACTTTGCTTGCTTTTACCAGTGCTCTGTTGCCCATTTTTCCACCTTGGGTTTCTTCCTTACCAGCCGGTTTACAGATGGCAGTTGAGGGTCAGTATGTGCAGGGCATTGTTTTGACTATAATTCATCTATGGATTATGGATTATGGAGTGACTACAATACAGTGTGATGTGCCTGGACAAAATGCATATCTGACTGGTCTTAGTATAATTGGGGGCATGGCTATCTTTTCCCCTGCCTTGGAGGTACGATCGTTTTATCTTTTCCATTTCAATTTCTTTGTGTCCTAAGATTTAAGACGAATTCTAACAGAGCAGCATTATTCATTTGTTTTTAAAAGTAGTAAATTAGCTGATTAATTAAGATATTCATACTAACATATACTTTTTAAACTTCCATAAATCTATAAATGCTAttctcaatatttttatatatgctaaaataaattaaaaaatatattttttaaacttaTATAAACTTATAAATGCCTCTCAATATTTTTAtatgcattaaaaaaaataaaaaatatattttttaatatctagaTTCTTTCATCAACTACAAATTATGCCATGTAGCATTTTGAGTAGTACCTTCCCACGGCCAAAGAAAACCTTGTCTTTGTATATACTTAGCTAATTgattattcatttatttttaaaaGCTAAGTATATATAAAGACAAGGTTTTCTTTTGGCTATGGGAAGGTACTACTCAAAATGTTATGGCATATTTTGAAGTCAAAGAAAGAAtctagatattaaaaaaaaaaaaaatttaactttttTATGCATATAAAAATATTAGAAGTGGTATTTATTGGTTTATgtaagtttaaaaatatatatatttttaatttttttatacatataaaaatattgaaaatgacatTTATAGGTTAATGAAAGTTTAAAtagtatatgttttttttttatcaataattttgTAGTATATTGATTCAGAAAAAGATATACAATCATCCAAGGCCACGCTAAATATATAAATATCTTAAAATTAAATAGTATATGTTAGTATGaatatcttaaatatatttattttaaaatgttcaataaattattttatttagtatatggatatataaattttaattttatatattttttattttgaaaagtgtAGTAAATATAATATTTACTTTCTAGTGGTAAACTAAGGCAATTTtttattcatttgttttaaaaatagtaaattgattatttttttattcaattagTTCACTAATATAAATACAAGGGTTTCTTTTGGGTGGGGGAAGGTACTACTCAAAATGTTATGGTATATTTTGTTGTAAGGAAAGAATTTGGATAtaatatgaatatataaatatttaattttacatttttttttattttgaaaaatgtagTAAATATATTATTTAGTTTCTAGTAATAAACTAAGGCAATTTtttattcatttgttttaaaaatattaaattgattaatttattattCAAATTAGTTCACTTGTATAAATACAAAGGTTTCTTTTGGGTGGGGGAAGGTACTACTGGAAATGTTATGGTATATTTTGTGGTAAGGAAAGAATTTGTATATAAAAAAATTGAGAGTGACATTTATAGGTTTGTGTAAGTTTAAATAGTTTATATCAGTATTAATatcttaaataaatataaaaaatgtttaataaattatattatataaatattttgatatacaaaatttatttttacatataaattttaattttatatttatttttattttgaaattgttgtaaatattatttatttttattgattttattttatagttttaatTTTATGAGAGGAAACTCTTTGATACTATTGTAGAATGATGTTATTAATTattcatcataattaaataatttattcaatttaaaaataaatatttaataattttaagttggaaattattaaataatattattttagaaaataaattattAAGGATGAGGGTATTTAGTTAGGATTTGTCTTGTAACTACCAAAATGAAATGGTAGGGGAAGGGGTCCAATTAACATTTGTGTTCTAATAACTACTCATTGGATTTTGCTAATTAAAAGTCCACTAAAAAAATATCTAGTGGGCTAATAGCTGCCCACTATAGTTGGAAAAAAGTTGGTAATTAGAccaattgtgcaactttattggtaccaataGCGTATGCTTGCTAGggaatttgtgcataagtattggatcaATTGTGCAAATTTTGAAGTGGTCAAATCGATTGGATAATGGGACAATAGGAATATGTATCAGACATCAActcaaaatgaccactttttgacctttgtgcgcacaATGAATCCCACCGCCTTTGTTGTAACTATCCAAAagacaaaacaatagctataagaaaTTAAGtcgcaaacaaagaaaatcaaaagaATCGTCAAAATTCAATATACCATTCAAGAGCTTAAGATGCAAGAAGTTAGCTAGAACGACTACTAAGGTACCCTTCCCCTACTATAAACATTTATGCTCATCAATTCATTGTGATGCTTGCTTTATGTTGATTGTTGAGGACCAATACTATTTATAAAATAACTTGAAGAGATTGTTAAATCAAGGTTCTATTTCCCCTAGGTTGATCCCCTTGATTGGACCAACTTTCTAGTTCTAGAAATAATTAAAGATGATACTTTTCAATTAATGCAAATGTCCTAAAGGACTTCACTGCAAATCGGATTCCTTTTTGTGCTTGAAATTAAAAGATTCCTACAATGAATAATCTTTGAATGTGAATGATTTTAAGATATTAAATGCTTTTAATACCAATACATAGCAATACATATGTGAAAGGTGTATCAAGTTGACTAATGATAAGATCAAAATGTGTGTCATGGGGATACGATTAACTCAAGACAACAAAATGTTAATCTTGATGTGgccaacaaatgagagacatgagaTGTAATATTGAGTGTAATAGAAATATGTGGGGATATGGATAAGATAAGGTCAAATGTGTGGGAAAGAATATAAACAAGGACAAATAACAAATAAAAATGAACACAATTTTACACAAAATGtatgtcatttattaattaatatttgcaAGAATGCTTATAGAACTGGAAGCATCTAATCCCCATTGctgtaaaaatgcaaaaaattgcacaaaaaaatCATCGTGTTTTGCACATCtagaaaaattttaaattttttttccagaGCCATTTTATGTGGAGATTAGCCTATTCTTATAGAACCAACTTATGCCAACTACTTTATATGTAATACATAAAAATAGACATAAGTAAAGAAAGAAAGTAAATTGAAAAACAAATCTAATTTTACACAAAAATACATCATTTGttcatatataattttattatatcaTTCTATCAAAATGTATCCAAATCATCAATGGACTCTTGATTTGTAGAT includes:
- the LOC131067303 gene encoding uncharacterized protein LOC131067303 isoform X2 gives rise to the protein MGTRMNIENVPYEYDSEGPKVRGRSNSMPGYRAEKKIFHVRPSLSKSQSLAWKDMFEGATKMRYEIEQQHRDHSNDEPPQVEGSNSTITTPRTTLDSEKNAFVTQNPELRQALYTAMAHGGLIFLIASVYGFSKLLEEYWTPIQWAILCSMPLREIHGALVDFWSQPLKLGLFETLLALPVAVYSAMVSTFNDITHAVARKRLDKPEKDLCAVNCDQQVGFSKLLRWMLSFAVFVLTYERLGVATWPIFMLAGFILHAAQKTVGFPDDSNPGKRGVATTLRAISQIRRSRSRRKMDSRLSIWSRASRYIMLCVLKRLPTLIAVWLISSMIIGFFAGILFFSYKIGLESKDAVISVKEHIQKSNYAERVGLKQWINDNNIPELMDAYTVKFYESVSKQMDEIARQYNMTDFADSFKHYLLAKKPAHDNFTIASVPSITANPFTLKLQSIRMKAQNRDFRAIFAEFEGLFKLFKDIQISRDDLLLKTKNFTVQSMDVINRVFASSIVLFTGGTNLVLSVVVSIASGAAEIFYFLSQSMVFFWLLYYLITSESGGVMEHVLDMLPVSKTTRSRCAEVLHRAVSSVLLATAKMAFFQAAVTWLLFRFFQIHFLYVSTLLAFTSALLPIFPPWVSSLPAGLQMAVEGQYVQGIVLTIIHLWIMDYGVTTIQCDVPGQNAYLTGLSIIGGMAIFSPALEGAIMGPLILTFIMALKNLYSEFVLAAAKEMNN